acttttttcattgtactttgggtcacgtgattttttatatactaattttggtaaaaaaaaattaaaatacatttttttataaagttgaaGTACTAATGAACAGtgcagcaaatttttttatatttattgacgtATTTTTGCTCTGCAGGAATCTGTTCAACCCCAGTTCGTAAACGCATCGACTTTGACCACTGACTTTGACTGGTAACATAGCTCACACATACATGCTCAGAAGAGGGGTGGGTGCAAGTCCTGAAATAATCACTGATGTTTCAGCAAATATAATAACATAATTTTCTAATAACACCAAGGATGAGTTCGTTGAAGCGGCAATCTGTGGCTAACACCGCTCAGCACGCGGCGTGGGGTGATCATCATTaaaagcacacacatacatatgcagaatGGCGCATATGTTTTCTAACTAATTATATACACATTAAAGATTTACCTTGGCATTCTCATTAAGTAATAACGGTTTATTAATTGTTAGccgtttgtgtgtgtatgtgtgtgaatgttTGTATATCATATTCAGTACTTACTCATTTTACGCGCATATATGTGGGTACGTGGGTACGTGTGTACGCGCGTACTTATATATGCTtatatatgttgttgttgtttttgttttaactattCATATACTAGTAAATATTTGACTACTTCACGCCTGCCATTGCGCCTAAATGCCTTCATTAGCACCATTTTTACGAGTATGACGAGTATGCGACcgagtatatttgtatatatatatatatatataggtgtgtgtgtgtgtttattatattgtaattgtatatatgtaagtattgtAAGTACGTAAAAGCAGCATTCATGTGACACACAACGCTATTAATggactatatataatatttaattacacatacacatatatatttgtatgcatatgcGTATGTATTGGTAGTTGAAATGTAACTGCTTTGTAGTTGCTTTCAATGCACCGATTTTGCTGAATATATTTGCTGTTGGATGtgtcttttttgtttcttatttatttatttatttattttttttttttggtttttggttttcgtTACATTTTTACGTTTATGACTTATGCATTTATTATGCGCCTGTATGCGCGTGTATGCGCATGATATGTGAAAACGTTTTCGCTCAGCGTTCTTCAGTTTTCGTACCCTCTATACGAGTATACGAGCAATATACGTACTCCTGTGATGTTAGTCGCATGTTGTTGCTTGAGAGCTGTAGAGTAGTACGACTCAGTGTACACAAACAACTAACTAGGGAAGGGGATTTGATTTCTTGACGCCCTTTTGCGTTGTTGCGCGCACTCATTTCTTTTGTTAGATGCTAAGCTTGAGTTTCAGCTGCTAAGAGCCTCAGACACCACTACATACATATCAGTTTACTTGATGTCGTGCCGCGTCGTCgttgtcgtcgtcgtcgtcggtCCTAATCAATCTTTTCTACCAATTGTTTGTTGCCGTTCAAGAGTATGTGATTTATGTTAGGCGTCTGTTTTTGCGCGCCTGTAGTGTTCCCACATCTGGCTGGTGAAGTAGTAAATAGGCAGCGTTAATGCAAGCAGCGTTTAGCAGTTGCGCTGTGGTTGCACTGCGCACCCCATCCATGTGATCAACTAACTTATTAGATAttttgagatttaaaaaaatttttttttaatttttaaaaaattttttattgtaactttttCGTAAGCGTGCGACTTTTGCTTCGTTTGAGTGCTGCGTAAATAGAATTAAACTTTTCGTTTTGCCAATCTACTAATTTTGCTTGCAGCCAATTGCTTTGTGGTCtgatatttatttgctttaattttctataaaatttatttttcgtttttcaaacctaattttttatttagttttttattattcaatttctTGTGACTCTTTCTACTAATTTCGCTTTTgctattatttgatttttcttcGCTCTTGCTAATAAATCAATCGCACCCGAATTCCTTTCAATTTATTCTAATACTGCTggctgttattattgttgttgttgttgtggttgctgCTGTTTGCTGCTGTTTTGCAGCTGTTACTTGTTAACTTAACCTTAGGAGTCTAAAGATAGCGTATCTACGTCAAATTTGAAACTTACTTGTCGTTTATGCTCGGATGGCAGTTTCGGATAGTCTAAATCTAGTTTCGAATATGGCGACATGTGATGGTGATAGTATGGTGTGCTTGTATGGCTTAATGGGGCTGATGTTGTGGGGTGATGGTGGCTGAGATGTTGCTGGCTTAGATGGCTGAGGTGATGATGCGCTtgtgcttgttgttgctgttgttgttgttgttgatgatgatgatatgacGGCAAAGTATGCATACTATCATATGCCGACGACGCAGCTGCCACGCCCGACGCACCAGTCGCCACACCGCCAACGCCACCAACGCCACCGCCTGCACTTAGGCCACCGCGCCCAGTCAGCGCCGCATCGTCAAGCGCGCTGCTGGTAAGTGTGGCCGCAAACGGTCCACTAGTTTCACGCAACGCCGCCAACGGATGGGTTTGCATATGATGCTGCTGCTGGTGCACGTGGTATTGATGCATCGGATTCAGCTGCTGCTGCACCGAGTGGTGGATGTGCGCCGACGGGTGCTGGGCGCCGAGCGGCAGCTGGTGTGCATAATGTTGTGTGCCCGCAAATTGCTGTTGCAGATTATAGGCAAGCGGATGCTGATGCGTTGCCTGTGGCTGCGGTGCCTGTGCGGCGTACTGATAGTACTGCGAAATTGCCGGATTGGAGGCGTGCAGCGATGGCATTAGATTGCGTTGCTGTAGCAACGTACTCATACTGTATGGCATATCATTTTGACTGAATATGGACTGAGAGAATGGATTCGCATAACTACTACTACCACCAATACCACTAACACCACCTGAAGTGTATTTGCTCGGATAGTTCAAGTAATTTAAATTTGACACTGAGTAAGCGGGCCGCAATAGCCGTCCGCCGCCCAAATGGCCACCGGTGGCCGCTTGTTGTGCTGCTACTgctgccgccgccgccgccgctgctgctgctgctgccgatTGCTGTTGGGCCGCTGCCGCCGTAGCCGCCGCCGACGTGGGTGCATACTGCTGGAAGTACATATTCGGCTGTGATGAGAAACTCGACGACATCTGCATCAGATTATCGCTGAGGTATGGTGGCGATGTATCGCCCGGATGCAATGTCGGATAACTTGAAATGATACGACCGGGATAGCTGGAGAGCGGTGTAACCGGTTGGGTGGCCTGTTGCATGCGCGCATGTTGATTTAGTATTTGGGAGGAGCGTGAAATGGACTTGTGCGCCTCATTCAACAGATTCACTATATTCGAAGAGGAGGATTGATGCATCTGCGGCTGATACAGGCCATAGTAGTCGTTCAACATCGATGCTGATGGCAGGCCAGCAATGCTATAACGACGACGACGTATCGGCGATGGATGTTGACCGTAAATGCCAGCTGTGGTGGTGGCTGTGGGATCGTACAAATAACCAGCCGAGCCGGAGGGGCCGAACATGTCGTATGCGCTCTGTGGTGGTGGCGGGCCAACACCGAGACCATAACCGGCAGGCGCGTAATACTGGCCGATTATGTCGGGTAGCGGCGGACTTCCGGTCGGACCGTAGAGGCCGTACATCTGAAATGGGCGATTTGAAAGAGTTTTTGCTTGGGtagtttgcttgtttgtttattttttgtttttgttagggTGTTTGATTGGTTGACTTGATTGGATAGTTGTTTATTTGCTTGTTTCTGAGATTGTTTGCTTGGCTTGATTGCAttggttttgtttgttgttcttTGTTAATTGCTTGCTTGCCTGCTTGGTTGCTTGCttgcttggttggttggttgtgaagaagaagagcgtttttatttggaaatgtGCTAAGTATGTTTTTATTGTACTCTCTTACTATTGTTGTTTGTTGGCTTGCTTGTATGTTGTTTGTATGAGCTAAGTATTTAAGTGAGgtcaattaaatttgtttgtttgtttgtttgtttgcatgtTTTTTCTTGGTCTTTGGTTGTTTTGGAAAGAGGTTTTGGCAGCGATTGTGCGATTACTGCGCTCGCTGATTAACTATTTGCGCGTGCGGTCAATGCAAACTGGCTGATGTAGAATGCGCATGACCTTgaactcacatctacatacacacTGACGATGGCACGCAATACGTGCCGCCATACGGGGTGCGGTTAGACGGGCTGCCACTTATCGGGGCGGGGGCACGTGGcatactaaatatttatttgctagttataggtatgtgtgtgtatgcgccaAATATCCAATATCAAACGCATGTCGAACACACACTGCGCCAAACGAAATCATATAACTACATACATTGAACAATTTTCAAGTACTTGCACACTAAATTAAGTAACAAAATATTCAACTGCATACTAATTAATTGTCTGGTACTTGTACTTGTACTGGTactggtattggtattggtaatgGTACTGTTAacgttaaatatatattttagttaattCTATGCTTTTATAAATGGCTTTCTGtttgacttttttcctttttgtttattttttttttgttgatttttgtttttgttttcgttttggtCTCTCCTTTCATCATATTCATCACCAAAATTTCAGATTTTGAGCGAACACTTACGGACTACTGGCCCCATTCAATTTTTGCTTAACGCTGCTTTGTATGAatacttttcaaaatatataattaaatagttacataaaaaaatttatcggttttttcgcaaaattattgcatttgacatgcatttaaaaaaaaatttttttttcaccaatgCAGCTGTATGACAAATTAGGCTGCTCAGTTGTGGCATTCAATAGATTTGGTTTTGCGTTCTTTgttgttatttacaattttgattttatttgcatttttatttgtattttttagtttaagaaATTCCGAAATATCACCTAAAATACGAATactaatttgattaaaaaattattaaaaatgtttagctTAATTTACAATAatgttttgtaataattttgttttcaactttTAAGTAATTACACTTTAAAAGCCTTGAAGTGAGTAATTTGAAAAGGACTTGAGGAGGATTGTGATTCATaaattctttcatataaaatttatttaaaaattatttaaagtgtctttgttttttaattaatttatttggcAAGCCTCTCTGCAAAGTGTAGCAGATTTGGGTGGGTAGTAGTGTATTTGGGAGAAAGgtcattaaaaaagtaataaa
The sequence above is drawn from the Anastrepha obliqua isolate idAnaObli1 chromosome 4, idAnaObli1_1.0, whole genome shotgun sequence genome and encodes:
- the LOC129244066 gene encoding uncharacterized protein LOC129244066, with the protein product MGSPYYRDMDEPTSPAGAGHHRSRSASRPPMSHAMDYPRTRYQSLDRGGLVDPHDREFIPIREPRDRSRDRSLERGLYLEDELYGRSARQSPNPIGYQTGLPSSDRAYLGDLQHQNTDLQRELGQLKRELELTNQKLGSSMHSIKTFWSPELKKERALRKEESAKYSLINDQLKLLSTENQKQAMLVRQLEEELRMRMRQPNIEMQQQMEALYAENDHLQREISILRETIKDLECRVETQKQTLIARDESIKKLLEMLQTKGMGKEEERQMFQQMQAMAQKQMYGLYGPTGSPPLPDIIGQYYAPAGYGLGVGPPPPQSAYDMFGPSGSAGYLYDPTATTTAGIYGQHPSPIRRRRYSIAGLPSASMLNDYYGLYQPQMHQSSSSNIVNLLNEAHKSISRSSQILNQHARMQQATQPVTPLSSYPGRIISSYPTLHPGDTSPPYLSDNLMQMSSSFSSQPNMYFQQYAPTSAAATAAAAQQQSAAAAAAAAAAAAVAAQQAATGGHLGGGRLLRPAYSVSNLNYLNYPSKYTSGGVSGIGGSSSYANPFSQSIFSQNDMPYSMSTLLQQRNLMPSLHASNPAISQYYQYAAQAPQPQATHQHPLAYNLQQQFAGTQHYAHQLPLGAQHPSAHIHHSVQQQLNPMHQYHVHQQQHHMQTHPLAALRETSGPFAATLTSSALDDAALTGRGGLSAGGGVGGVGGVATGASGVAAASSAYDSMHTLPSYHHHQQQQQQQQQPH